One window of the Magnetovibrio sp. genome contains the following:
- a CDS encoding DUF1153 domain-containing protein, with amino-acid sequence MTDNTHFAPGAPNDTSDLTLDDLPPADTKRWVTARKATVVNAVRSGLISLEDACRRYALSVEEFVTWQSLLDQHGIAALRVTRANQFRKSR; translated from the coding sequence ATGACCGACAACACACACTTCGCCCCAGGCGCCCCCAACGATACCAGCGATCTGACCTTGGACGATCTGCCCCCGGCGGACACCAAGAGATGGGTTACCGCGCGCAAGGCAACCGTGGTCAATGCCGTGCGATCGGGCTTAATTTCCTTGGAAGACGCTTGTCGGCGCTATGCCCTTTCGGTGGAAGAGTTCGTCACCTGGCAAAGCTTACTGGATCAACACGGTATCGCCGCGCTGCGCGTCACCCGCGCCAACCAGTTTCGCAAATCGCGTTAA